In one window of Pseudochaenichthys georgianus chromosome 5, fPseGeo1.2, whole genome shotgun sequence DNA:
- the tfap2c gene encoding transcription factor AP-2 gamma isoform X1 gives MLWKLADNVKYEDDCEERHDGNSNGNPRLPHLPAVSQHLYSPSPSLSHSASSDFQPPYFPPPYQPISYPQSSDPYSHLGDPFNINSLHQSPSSNQQQWPGRQGQDGLSGHGRSGLASQILGLDGSSGVRREGFRRPELLPPHVHSIESSGIGDMGMHDMGHGMDDVQHDDHSIIMADQTVIKKVLGLRGGRNLDRLQRTYYQGGILAGPVSLPKGNALCLPFHKESLLGMVSNPTEVFCSVPGRLSLLSSTSKYKVTVAEVQRRLSPPECLNASLLGGVLRRAKSKNGGRSLREKLDKIGLNLPAGRRKAANVTLLTSLVEGEAVHLARDFGYVCETEFPAKAIAEYLGRPHVERNEVNSRKNMLLAAKNICKEFTDLLTQDRSPLGNSRPAPIMEPGIQGCLTHFSLITHGFGSPAICAAMTSLQNYLNEALKQVDKMYLNSGSDTQGSSDSGSKSADKMDKHRK, from the exons ATGCTGTGGAAATTAGCCGACAACGTGAAGTATGAGGACGACTGTGAG GAAAGACACGACGGAAACAGCAATGGGAACCCCCGGCTGCCTCACCTGCCAGCGGTCAGCCAGCACCTCTACAGCCCGTCTCCCTCCCTCTCACACTCAGCCAGTTCGGACTTCCAGCCGCCGTACTTCCCGCCTCCCTACCAGCCCATCTCCTACCCGCAGTCCAGTGACCCCTACTCGCACCTCGGCGACCCTTTCAACATCAACTCGCTGCACCAGTCTCCGTCTTCGAACCAGCAGCAGTGGCCCGGGCGGCAGGGCCAGGATGGGCTCAGTGGGCACGGGAGGAGCGGCCTGGCGAGTCAGATCCTGGGCCTGGATGGTTCCTCCGGGGTGAGGAGGGAAGGCTTCCGCCGGCCGGAGCTGCTGCCCCCGCACGTGCACAGCATAGAGTCGTCGGGTATTGGTGACATGGGAATGCACGACATGGGCCACGGGATGGATGACGTTCAA CATGATGACCACAGTATTATTATGGCTGACCAGACAGTCATCAAAAAAG TATTAGGACTACGAGGTGGCAGGAACCTTGATCGCTTACAGAGGACTTATTATCAGGGGGGAATTCTTGCGG GGCCTGTCAGCCTACCCAAAGGCAACGCGTTGTGTCTTCCTTTCCACAAAGAGTCCCTGCTGGGCATGGTATCAAACCCCACAGAGGTGTTCTGCTCCGTACCGGGCCGTCTCTCCTTGCTGAGCTCCACATCCAAGTACAAGGTTACCGTGGCCGAGGTCCAGAGACGTCTGTCACCCCCTGAGTGCCTGAATGCATCGCTCCTGGGAGGGGTTCTACGCAG AGCCAAGTCAAAAAATGGAGGTCGCTCTCTGAGAGAAAAGCTGGATAAGATTGGGCTCAACCTGCCTGCAGGAAGAAGGAAAGCAGCCAATGTCACTCTACTCACCTCACTAGTAGAAG GTGAAGCAGTTCATTTAGCAAGAGACTTTGGCTACGTGTGTGAGACAGAGTTCCCTGCAAAGGCAATTGCTGAATACCTGGGCAGGCCGCACGTGGAACGCAACGAGGTTAACTCTCGCAAGAACATGCTGCTCGCTGCCAA GAATATCTGTAAGGAGTTCACTGACCTGCTAACTCAGGACCGATCGCCTCTGGGAAATTCCCGGCCCGCCCCCATCATGGAGCCTGGAATCCAAGGCTGCCTGACCCACTTCAGCCTCATCACTCACGGCTTTGGATCTCCCGCCATCTGCGCCGCCATGACCTCGCTTCAGAACTACCTGAACGAGGCGCTCAAACAAGTGGACAAGATGTACCTGAACTCTGGCAGCGACACCCAGGGATCCTCAGACAGTGGAAGCAAATCTGCCGACAAAATGGACAAGCACAGGAAATGA
- the tfap2c gene encoding transcription factor AP-2 gamma isoform X3 encodes MLWKLADNVKYEDDCEERHDGNSNGNPRLPHLPAVSQHLYSPSPSLSHSASSDFQPPYFPPPYQPISYPQSSDPYSHLGDPFNINSLHQSPSSNQQQWPGRQGQDGLSGHGRSGLASQILGLDGSSGVRREGFRRPELLPPHVHSIESSGIGDMGMHDMGHGMDDVQHDDHSIIMADQTVIKKGPVSLPKGNALCLPFHKESLLGMVSNPTEVFCSVPGRLSLLSSTSKYKVTVAEVQRRLSPPECLNASLLGGVLRRAKSKNGGRSLREKLDKIGLNLPAGRRKAANVTLLTSLVEGEAVHLARDFGYVCETEFPAKAIAEYLGRPHVERNEVNSRKNMLLAAKNICKEFTDLLTQDRSPLGNSRPAPIMEPGIQGCLTHFSLITHGFGSPAICAAMTSLQNYLNEALKQVDKMYLNSGSDTQGSSDSGSKSADKMDKHRK; translated from the exons ATGCTGTGGAAATTAGCCGACAACGTGAAGTATGAGGACGACTGTGAG GAAAGACACGACGGAAACAGCAATGGGAACCCCCGGCTGCCTCACCTGCCAGCGGTCAGCCAGCACCTCTACAGCCCGTCTCCCTCCCTCTCACACTCAGCCAGTTCGGACTTCCAGCCGCCGTACTTCCCGCCTCCCTACCAGCCCATCTCCTACCCGCAGTCCAGTGACCCCTACTCGCACCTCGGCGACCCTTTCAACATCAACTCGCTGCACCAGTCTCCGTCTTCGAACCAGCAGCAGTGGCCCGGGCGGCAGGGCCAGGATGGGCTCAGTGGGCACGGGAGGAGCGGCCTGGCGAGTCAGATCCTGGGCCTGGATGGTTCCTCCGGGGTGAGGAGGGAAGGCTTCCGCCGGCCGGAGCTGCTGCCCCCGCACGTGCACAGCATAGAGTCGTCGGGTATTGGTGACATGGGAATGCACGACATGGGCCACGGGATGGATGACGTTCAA CATGATGACCACAGTATTATTATGGCTGACCAGACAGTCATCAAAAAAG GGCCTGTCAGCCTACCCAAAGGCAACGCGTTGTGTCTTCCTTTCCACAAAGAGTCCCTGCTGGGCATGGTATCAAACCCCACAGAGGTGTTCTGCTCCGTACCGGGCCGTCTCTCCTTGCTGAGCTCCACATCCAAGTACAAGGTTACCGTGGCCGAGGTCCAGAGACGTCTGTCACCCCCTGAGTGCCTGAATGCATCGCTCCTGGGAGGGGTTCTACGCAG AGCCAAGTCAAAAAATGGAGGTCGCTCTCTGAGAGAAAAGCTGGATAAGATTGGGCTCAACCTGCCTGCAGGAAGAAGGAAAGCAGCCAATGTCACTCTACTCACCTCACTAGTAGAAG GTGAAGCAGTTCATTTAGCAAGAGACTTTGGCTACGTGTGTGAGACAGAGTTCCCTGCAAAGGCAATTGCTGAATACCTGGGCAGGCCGCACGTGGAACGCAACGAGGTTAACTCTCGCAAGAACATGCTGCTCGCTGCCAA GAATATCTGTAAGGAGTTCACTGACCTGCTAACTCAGGACCGATCGCCTCTGGGAAATTCCCGGCCCGCCCCCATCATGGAGCCTGGAATCCAAGGCTGCCTGACCCACTTCAGCCTCATCACTCACGGCTTTGGATCTCCCGCCATCTGCGCCGCCATGACCTCGCTTCAGAACTACCTGAACGAGGCGCTCAAACAAGTGGACAAGATGTACCTGAACTCTGGCAGCGACACCCAGGGATCCTCAGACAGTGGAAGCAAATCTGCCGACAAAATGGACAAGCACAGGAAATGA
- the tfap2c gene encoding transcription factor AP-2 gamma isoform X4 encodes MSLLERIDWRERHDGNSNGNPRLPHLPAVSQHLYSPSPSLSHSASSDFQPPYFPPPYQPISYPQSSDPYSHLGDPFNINSLHQSPSSNQQQWPGRQGQDGLSGHGRSGLASQILGLDGSSGVRREGFRRPELLPPHVHSIESSGIGDMGMHDMGHGMDDVQHDDHSIIMADQTVIKKGPVSLPKGNALCLPFHKESLLGMVSNPTEVFCSVPGRLSLLSSTSKYKVTVAEVQRRLSPPECLNASLLGGVLRRAKSKNGGRSLREKLDKIGLNLPAGRRKAANVTLLTSLVEGEAVHLARDFGYVCETEFPAKAIAEYLGRPHVERNEVNSRKNMLLAAKNICKEFTDLLTQDRSPLGNSRPAPIMEPGIQGCLTHFSLITHGFGSPAICAAMTSLQNYLNEALKQVDKMYLNSGSDTQGSSDSGSKSADKMDKHRK; translated from the exons ATGTCTCTACTGGAGAGGATAGACTGGAGG GAAAGACACGACGGAAACAGCAATGGGAACCCCCGGCTGCCTCACCTGCCAGCGGTCAGCCAGCACCTCTACAGCCCGTCTCCCTCCCTCTCACACTCAGCCAGTTCGGACTTCCAGCCGCCGTACTTCCCGCCTCCCTACCAGCCCATCTCCTACCCGCAGTCCAGTGACCCCTACTCGCACCTCGGCGACCCTTTCAACATCAACTCGCTGCACCAGTCTCCGTCTTCGAACCAGCAGCAGTGGCCCGGGCGGCAGGGCCAGGATGGGCTCAGTGGGCACGGGAGGAGCGGCCTGGCGAGTCAGATCCTGGGCCTGGATGGTTCCTCCGGGGTGAGGAGGGAAGGCTTCCGCCGGCCGGAGCTGCTGCCCCCGCACGTGCACAGCATAGAGTCGTCGGGTATTGGTGACATGGGAATGCACGACATGGGCCACGGGATGGATGACGTTCAA CATGATGACCACAGTATTATTATGGCTGACCAGACAGTCATCAAAAAAG GGCCTGTCAGCCTACCCAAAGGCAACGCGTTGTGTCTTCCTTTCCACAAAGAGTCCCTGCTGGGCATGGTATCAAACCCCACAGAGGTGTTCTGCTCCGTACCGGGCCGTCTCTCCTTGCTGAGCTCCACATCCAAGTACAAGGTTACCGTGGCCGAGGTCCAGAGACGTCTGTCACCCCCTGAGTGCCTGAATGCATCGCTCCTGGGAGGGGTTCTACGCAG AGCCAAGTCAAAAAATGGAGGTCGCTCTCTGAGAGAAAAGCTGGATAAGATTGGGCTCAACCTGCCTGCAGGAAGAAGGAAAGCAGCCAATGTCACTCTACTCACCTCACTAGTAGAAG GTGAAGCAGTTCATTTAGCAAGAGACTTTGGCTACGTGTGTGAGACAGAGTTCCCTGCAAAGGCAATTGCTGAATACCTGGGCAGGCCGCACGTGGAACGCAACGAGGTTAACTCTCGCAAGAACATGCTGCTCGCTGCCAA GAATATCTGTAAGGAGTTCACTGACCTGCTAACTCAGGACCGATCGCCTCTGGGAAATTCCCGGCCCGCCCCCATCATGGAGCCTGGAATCCAAGGCTGCCTGACCCACTTCAGCCTCATCACTCACGGCTTTGGATCTCCCGCCATCTGCGCCGCCATGACCTCGCTTCAGAACTACCTGAACGAGGCGCTCAAACAAGTGGACAAGATGTACCTGAACTCTGGCAGCGACACCCAGGGATCCTCAGACAGTGGAAGCAAATCTGCCGACAAAATGGACAAGCACAGGAAATGA
- the tfap2c gene encoding transcription factor AP-2 gamma isoform X2 gives MSLLERIDWRERHDGNSNGNPRLPHLPAVSQHLYSPSPSLSHSASSDFQPPYFPPPYQPISYPQSSDPYSHLGDPFNINSLHQSPSSNQQQWPGRQGQDGLSGHGRSGLASQILGLDGSSGVRREGFRRPELLPPHVHSIESSGIGDMGMHDMGHGMDDVQHDDHSIIMADQTVIKKVLGLRGGRNLDRLQRTYYQGGILAGPVSLPKGNALCLPFHKESLLGMVSNPTEVFCSVPGRLSLLSSTSKYKVTVAEVQRRLSPPECLNASLLGGVLRRAKSKNGGRSLREKLDKIGLNLPAGRRKAANVTLLTSLVEGEAVHLARDFGYVCETEFPAKAIAEYLGRPHVERNEVNSRKNMLLAAKNICKEFTDLLTQDRSPLGNSRPAPIMEPGIQGCLTHFSLITHGFGSPAICAAMTSLQNYLNEALKQVDKMYLNSGSDTQGSSDSGSKSADKMDKHRK, from the exons ATGTCTCTACTGGAGAGGATAGACTGGAGG GAAAGACACGACGGAAACAGCAATGGGAACCCCCGGCTGCCTCACCTGCCAGCGGTCAGCCAGCACCTCTACAGCCCGTCTCCCTCCCTCTCACACTCAGCCAGTTCGGACTTCCAGCCGCCGTACTTCCCGCCTCCCTACCAGCCCATCTCCTACCCGCAGTCCAGTGACCCCTACTCGCACCTCGGCGACCCTTTCAACATCAACTCGCTGCACCAGTCTCCGTCTTCGAACCAGCAGCAGTGGCCCGGGCGGCAGGGCCAGGATGGGCTCAGTGGGCACGGGAGGAGCGGCCTGGCGAGTCAGATCCTGGGCCTGGATGGTTCCTCCGGGGTGAGGAGGGAAGGCTTCCGCCGGCCGGAGCTGCTGCCCCCGCACGTGCACAGCATAGAGTCGTCGGGTATTGGTGACATGGGAATGCACGACATGGGCCACGGGATGGATGACGTTCAA CATGATGACCACAGTATTATTATGGCTGACCAGACAGTCATCAAAAAAG TATTAGGACTACGAGGTGGCAGGAACCTTGATCGCTTACAGAGGACTTATTATCAGGGGGGAATTCTTGCGG GGCCTGTCAGCCTACCCAAAGGCAACGCGTTGTGTCTTCCTTTCCACAAAGAGTCCCTGCTGGGCATGGTATCAAACCCCACAGAGGTGTTCTGCTCCGTACCGGGCCGTCTCTCCTTGCTGAGCTCCACATCCAAGTACAAGGTTACCGTGGCCGAGGTCCAGAGACGTCTGTCACCCCCTGAGTGCCTGAATGCATCGCTCCTGGGAGGGGTTCTACGCAG AGCCAAGTCAAAAAATGGAGGTCGCTCTCTGAGAGAAAAGCTGGATAAGATTGGGCTCAACCTGCCTGCAGGAAGAAGGAAAGCAGCCAATGTCACTCTACTCACCTCACTAGTAGAAG GTGAAGCAGTTCATTTAGCAAGAGACTTTGGCTACGTGTGTGAGACAGAGTTCCCTGCAAAGGCAATTGCTGAATACCTGGGCAGGCCGCACGTGGAACGCAACGAGGTTAACTCTCGCAAGAACATGCTGCTCGCTGCCAA GAATATCTGTAAGGAGTTCACTGACCTGCTAACTCAGGACCGATCGCCTCTGGGAAATTCCCGGCCCGCCCCCATCATGGAGCCTGGAATCCAAGGCTGCCTGACCCACTTCAGCCTCATCACTCACGGCTTTGGATCTCCCGCCATCTGCGCCGCCATGACCTCGCTTCAGAACTACCTGAACGAGGCGCTCAAACAAGTGGACAAGATGTACCTGAACTCTGGCAGCGACACCCAGGGATCCTCAGACAGTGGAAGCAAATCTGCCGACAAAATGGACAAGCACAGGAAATGA